The Verrucomicrobium spinosum DSM 4136 = JCM 18804 DNA segment TCCGGTCGCGAAGTCCAGCGGGAACTTGCCGTGTGTTTCAGTATGAAGCGGGCAGAAGGGGATCATTCAGCCGCTTTCTCAAAAAACAGGGTCAACTCGTGCCGGTTGTAGGTGAGGTGGGTCTGGGCAAAGAGCTTCAGCCCGGCGGCGTCCGCCTTGGCGACGATTTCGTCCCGCAACTGGAGCGGAGCGTCCACGGTCTCGACTTTGGGCAGCTTGAGGGTGAAGACGATGATGCCCTTCCTGCGGAGCTGGCGGGAGAGGCGAATGACCTGCCTGATGGATTCCTCAGGCTCACCGTTCATGTCATCGAGGATGGCGTCGTAGCGGTCATCTCGGGCAGGGCGGAACTCGGCCACGTCCATCTGGTGGAATACCAATGCGGGATTCTGAAACAAACGCCGGTCCAGAGGGGAGCGGTCCAGCGCTGTCACGCGAAACTCACGTACGAGCAGTTCGGAGGTCATCCCGCCAGGGCAAGCCCCGAGTTCGAGCCAGTGGCTGCCAGCAGGGAGCGGGGGGCGGTATAGCTTCAGATAGTGCAGGGCCTCGGCGATCTTGGCTCCGGCCCGGCTGATGGTGTCCGGGGTGTCCTTGGCGACATAGAGGCTGCCGCCGGCATAAAAGCCGTTCGCAGATTGCGGGGTGGAGATGCCGCAGAAGAGCCCCTCCTTGCCCACCAGGCAGAAAAGAGTGGGGGCCTGGCTGTCCTGATCCTCCACGCTCTTCGCTCTCATCGCCGGGAAAAGCTGGAGGGCGCGACCGCGGAGGTTCGAGGCCAGACTCTTGTAGTAGGGATCAGGAGAACCGGGGTTGAGCTGGCCGATGAGCAACTGCTGGGGGCTGCGGGGCCCGAATTTCTTGACGAGAGTCTGGGCCGCCTTTTCCACGAACCCTTCCATCTTGGCAGGGTGGCAGGGCCAGGAGTGTTCCAGCGGAATGTTCCAGCGGGCGAGCACGGATGCAGGACTCTGCCGGATCGCCTCAGGCGTGGCGGTCTTGATGGAGTAGAAATCTGCGCCCAGCCGGGTGTGGGTGTTGGCTCCGAAACGCGCCAGGACCTGCTCTGCCACGGGGGCAAACACTTCTGAAATCCGCACCAGCCACGGTTGTGAGGTGGCGGCAGGAGTGAGAGCGGAGTTGGCAGCGGAATCAACAGGAGACATGGGCAGGGGTGACGATGCCGATGGGTGGGGGGGTGGTCAATGTCAAACGGGTGGGCCGTGAGGCTGGGCTGAAGGCCCAAACTTAAATCAGCCCCCACAGCGGGTCTGACGCGATTGACCAAAAAGGTGAAATCCAATTCGACACCGGGGGCCCGTCTGGGTAGCTTGCCGGGCAATTCCGCCATCTTCCGCCCATGTTGCGATGCTTAGCCCTTGCGGTACTCCTGGCACTGCCAATCTCTTTGGGAAGTTGTGCGTCCTCCGGCCACTCGCGGGAACTCACCAATAAGGAAGCGCAGACCTTCCTCAAGCATGTGCAGATCTGGGTGATGTCTCCCAAGCAAGGGCGGGTCTCCATCCTGCGCCCCCCTGCGGGAGCGGAAGTGGATGCTTCACTGGCGGTACCGATCAGCAGCGATGGGTATCTGCTGGCGACGGCCCACGGGATACCTGCCCACGGGGTGGTGCTGACACTTCGCGATGGGGAAAACCGGCCTGTGTACATTTCTCTTCTGGATGGCAGGGGGCCTGCCGAATTTCAGGTGCTGATCGCGGGTAATGACGTGGCCGGGGCAGCGGCGTCAACGCGTACCATGGCGGTGAAGCTCAAGGAAAAACGTCTGCGGGTGGTGAAGCGATTCTACGCCAGCGACCTCGTCCTGTTGAAGGCGCCGTTTAGGACTCCCTCGTATGTGAAGGTTCTTTCATCGGTCCCGGTGCCGGATGAGCCGGTGTATTTTCCCTCGAACCCCGTGCTGGGAGAGGCCAATGCTCTCGTTCTTTGCCCACTGGACCGCGTGGCCATCACAAGTGTCAGCTCCTGGTTTATTGCCGTGGAGCATGCCGCCCGCCAAGGCTACAGCGGCACGCCGATGATGAATCAGGATGGGGAGCTGATTGCGCTGGGGGTGAAGAGCTCGCTTTCCAGCAAACATCCGGTGCTATGGGGTTCCGGGATCTCGAAAGAGACGCTGGATGAAGCGATGGCGGCTGACCGGCGTCATTCGCGGGGGTGAGGGGGCGATAGTGCCCTCTGAAAAACGACAAGCACGCCAAGAACAACGTCCCTGGCGTGCCAGCGTAAGGTTTCGAGCTGGCGTTACTCGCGGGACCAGGCCAGCAAGTCGAGAGCAGCCTTCTTGATCTCGGCCTGCTTGGCAGAGTCCAGGTCTGCCAGCAAGGGCAACTGAGGCCCGGTGGCGGCAATGCCCGCGAGGTCCACCGCGTGATGAAGCACCTGGATGGGGTTGTAACCGTTGCGGAGGTCTTCCAGCGCGAGGAAGCCCTTGCGAATGGTCTCCGCCTTTTCAATGTCGCCCGCCTTCAGGGCCTCCAGCATCTGCTGGGAGCGGTTCGGAGCGACGCAGACGCAGCCGGCGGTGTAGGCGTGCACGCCGAACTTGGTCCAGTGAATGATGGCTGGCTGCTCCCCGATGCCGCTGACCAGGAGTTCGCGAGGCACCTCATTGGAGATGGCCTCAAGGAGGGGATCTACGGCGGGGTTGTCACGCACCACGGCGTACTTGATCCAGGAGATCGCTCCGGCTTCCACGAGGGACTTCACCACATCCACGGTCACGTAGCCTTCGTCCTTCACGTAGAGCACGGCCGGGCGGCCAAATTTTTCCACGAACCGCAGAACTGCGGCGCGCACGCCATCGGGCTTGGAGACGGCGGTGGTGGGGAGGATCATCGCGGTGGGGAACTGCTTGCGCGCCAGGATGGCGGCCTGATCCATCATGGTGCCAAAGTAGGGCCCCACAGCGGGGATGATGAGGGAGTTGGCTCCAGCAACCTCGGCCAGCTGGTCGAGCACTTCCTC contains these protein-coding regions:
- a CDS encoding SAM-dependent methyltransferase produces the protein MSPVDSAANSALTPAATSQPWLVRISEVFAPVAEQVLARFGANTHTRLGADFYSIKTATPEAIRQSPASVLARWNIPLEHSWPCHPAKMEGFVEKAAQTLVKKFGPRSPQQLLIGQLNPGSPDPYYKSLASNLRGRALQLFPAMRAKSVEDQDSQAPTLFCLVGKEGLFCGISTPQSANGFYAGGSLYVAKDTPDTISRAGAKIAEALHYLKLYRPPLPAGSHWLELGACPGGMTSELLVREFRVTALDRSPLDRRLFQNPALVFHQMDVAEFRPARDDRYDAILDDMNGEPEESIRQVIRLSRQLRRKGIIVFTLKLPKVETVDAPLQLRDEIVAKADAAGLKLFAQTHLTYNRHELTLFFEKAAE
- a CDS encoding trypsin-like peptidase domain-containing protein, translating into MLRCLALAVLLALPISLGSCASSGHSRELTNKEAQTFLKHVQIWVMSPKQGRVSILRPPAGAEVDASLAVPISSDGYLLATAHGIPAHGVVLTLRDGENRPVYISLLDGRGPAEFQVLIAGNDVAGAAASTRTMAVKLKEKRLRVVKRFYASDLVLLKAPFRTPSYVKVLSSVPVPDEPVYFPSNPVLGEANALVLCPLDRVAITSVSSWFIAVEHAARQGYSGTPMMNQDGELIALGVKSSLSSKHPVLWGSGISKETLDEAMAADRRHSRG
- a CDS encoding dihydrodipicolinate synthase family protein gives rise to the protein MQTTFTPSDLQRSVISVPPLCRDANFKVSAAENTKLIRHIENGGVDIFLYGGNANFYNISLGEYEEVLDQLAEVAGANSLIIPAVGPYFGTMMDQAAILARKQFPTAMILPTTAVSKPDGVRAAVLRFVEKFGRPAVLYVKDEGYVTVDVVKSLVEAGAISWIKYAVVRDNPAVDPLLEAISNEVPRELLVSGIGEQPAIIHWTKFGVHAYTAGCVCVAPNRSQQMLEALKAGDIEKAETIRKGFLALEDLRNGYNPIQVLHHAVDLAGIAATGPQLPLLADLDSAKQAEIKKAALDLLAWSRE